One Halobaculum roseum DNA segment encodes these proteins:
- a CDS encoding DUF7471 family protein, with protein MDTVLHLAPAAHGVVYALVVALGGLAGAGLLGLGLAAFLRRRSRSYLLVALALGTLALRAGLGGATAFGLVGAEAHHFGEHVLDVVMAGLVVAAVYYARTIRTEAAS; from the coding sequence ATGGACACGGTACTTCACCTCGCGCCCGCCGCCCACGGCGTCGTCTACGCGCTCGTCGTCGCCCTCGGCGGGCTCGCCGGCGCCGGGCTGCTCGGGCTCGGCCTCGCGGCGTTCCTCAGGCGTCGGTCGCGGTCGTACCTCCTCGTGGCGCTCGCGCTCGGCACCCTCGCGCTCCGGGCGGGGCTCGGGGGCGCGACGGCCTTCGGCCTCGTCGGCGCGGAGGCGCACCACTTCGGCGAACACGTCCTCGACGTGGTCATGGCCGGCCTCGTCGTCGCGGCGGTGTACTACGCACGGACGATCCGGACGGAGGCGGCCTCGTGA
- a CDS encoding TrkH family potassium uptake protein: MNLRVEYRASLSLVGTVVRYLSVPLVAPLLVSVYYGESVAPFLVTIALALAVGTGLERLDPEPDLGAREGFLMVATTWLAVGLVGAVPYLIEAHGIPGIVAPLAPASTLANPVNALFESMSGFTTTGATVLGDISFDTHGRGIMLWRQLTQWLGGMGIVVLAVAILPELSVGGAQLMDAEAPGPGIEKLTPRIAETARVLWGVYAGITALEIVLLYGMHLAGPALGMPGLAPNMTLYNAVAHGLTTMPTGGFSPEARSIEAFSAAVQWVIIPFMVAAGINFALFWGVVTGDPRRMLRDVEFRTFIGAMGVIAALVTGLLFAGAFVAAAPAGETYDAAYLSAVTGAISGSIEPSLRHAAFQTVSIVTTTGYASMDFNTWSAPAQYTLLFAMFIGGSAGSTGGGIKVIRWVVILKSLRRELFTTAHPDAVRPVRLNGRALDERGVRGIFAFTLLYLVLFLVSTLVLFLDGTRLPETVSVLETMSAVAATLGNVGPGFGVVGPMGSYLGFTDASRLYMVFLMWIGRLEIIPVLVCLTPEYWRR; this comes from the coding sequence GTGAACCTCCGCGTCGAGTACCGGGCGAGCCTGAGCCTCGTCGGCACCGTCGTGCGCTACCTCTCGGTGCCGCTTGTGGCGCCGCTTCTCGTCTCGGTGTACTACGGCGAGTCGGTCGCTCCCTTCCTCGTCACCATCGCGCTCGCGCTGGCGGTCGGCACCGGACTCGAACGCCTCGATCCCGAGCCCGATCTGGGCGCCCGCGAGGGGTTCCTGATGGTCGCGACCACGTGGCTGGCGGTCGGGCTCGTCGGAGCCGTCCCGTATCTGATCGAGGCCCACGGGATCCCCGGGATCGTTGCCCCGCTCGCGCCGGCATCGACACTCGCGAACCCCGTGAACGCCCTGTTCGAGTCGATGTCCGGCTTCACGACGACGGGCGCGACCGTCCTCGGCGACATCTCCTTCGACACCCACGGCCGCGGGATCATGCTGTGGCGCCAGCTCACCCAGTGGCTCGGCGGGATGGGGATCGTCGTCCTCGCGGTCGCGATCCTCCCCGAGCTCTCCGTCGGCGGCGCCCAGCTCATGGACGCCGAGGCGCCCGGCCCGGGCATCGAGAAGCTCACGCCGCGGATCGCCGAGACCGCCCGCGTGCTGTGGGGCGTCTACGCAGGCATCACGGCCCTCGAGATCGTCCTCCTGTACGGGATGCACCTCGCCGGGCCGGCGCTCGGGATGCCGGGGCTCGCCCCGAACATGACGCTGTACAACGCCGTCGCTCACGGCCTGACGACGATGCCGACCGGCGGGTTCTCGCCGGAGGCGCGCTCGATCGAGGCGTTCTCCGCGGCCGTGCAGTGGGTCATCATTCCGTTCATGGTCGCCGCCGGGATCAACTTCGCGCTGTTCTGGGGCGTCGTCACGGGCGACCCGAGACGGATGCTCCGGGACGTGGAGTTCCGGACGTTCATCGGGGCGATGGGCGTGATCGCCGCACTGGTGACGGGGTTGCTGTTCGCCGGGGCGTTCGTCGCCGCCGCCCCGGCCGGCGAGACGTACGACGCCGCCTACCTTTCCGCGGTTACGGGCGCCATCTCCGGGAGCATCGAGCCCTCGCTTCGGCACGCGGCGTTCCAGACGGTCTCGATCGTCACGACGACCGGGTACGCGAGCATGGACTTCAACACCTGGTCCGCGCCGGCGCAGTACACGCTGCTTTTCGCTATGTTCATCGGCGGCTCCGCCGGCTCGACCGGCGGGGGGATCAAGGTGATCCGGTGGGTGGTCATCCTGAAGTCGCTCCGGCGGGAGCTGTTCACGACGGCCCACCCCGACGCAGTCCGGCCGGTCAGGCTCAACGGCCGCGCGCTCGACGAGCGTGGTGTCCGCGGCATCTTCGCGTTCACCCTGCTGTATCTCGTGTTGTTCCTGGTCTCGACGCTGGTGTTGTTCCTCGACGGCACTCGCCTCCCGGAGACCGTCTCGGTCCTCGAAACGATGAGCGCGGTCGCGGCCACCCTCGGGAACGTCGGCCCCGGGTTCGGGGTCGTCGGGCCGATGGGGAGCTACCTCGGGTTCACGGACGCGAGCAGACTCTACATGGTGTTTCTGATGTGGATCGGCCGGCTGGAGATCATCCCGGTCCTCGTGTGTCTCACGCCCGAATACTGGCGGCGGTGA